From one Chryseobacterium sp. 3008163 genomic stretch:
- the surE gene encoding 5'/3'-nucleotidase SurE gives MEKPLILVTNDDGITAPGIRNLVEFMNEIGEVIVVAPNSPQSGKGHAITINSTLSYEEVQLEGPQKDYSCSGTPVDCVKMALDKILPRRPDIVVSGINHGANSSINVIYSGTMSAAVEGGVEGLPSIGFSLLDFSWEADFTQAKEYIQGIVRKTLENPMPKGVVLNVNIPKLSKEEIKGVKICKQANAKWEESFDERINPHGKKYYWLTGYFNNMDESEDADETALANGYISIVPVKFDMTAYEYMNTLNEVMKFD, from the coding sequence ATGGAAAAACCACTTATTCTGGTAACCAATGATGATGGAATTACGGCTCCCGGTATCAGAAATCTTGTAGAATTTATGAACGAAATCGGAGAAGTAATCGTGGTAGCTCCCAATTCTCCTCAGAGCGGAAAAGGTCACGCAATCACTATCAACTCGACTTTAAGCTACGAAGAAGTTCAGCTTGAAGGTCCACAAAAAGATTATTCTTGCAGCGGAACTCCTGTAGACTGTGTGAAGATGGCTTTAGATAAAATTCTTCCGAGAAGACCGGATATTGTGGTTTCAGGGATTAATCATGGCGCCAATTCTTCGATCAATGTAATTTATTCAGGAACGATGTCTGCTGCGGTAGAAGGCGGTGTGGAAGGTCTTCCTTCGATTGGTTTTTCGCTTCTTGACTTCAGTTGGGAAGCAGATTTTACACAGGCCAAAGAATATATTCAGGGAATCGTAAGAAAAACATTGGAAAACCCGATGCCTAAAGGTGTTGTTCTCAATGTAAACATTCCTAAACTTTCAAAAGAGGAAATTAAAGGCGTAAAAATTTGTAAACAGGCCAATGCAAAATGGGAAGAAAGTTTTGATGAACGAATCAATCCGCACGGTAAAAAATATTACTGGTTAACCGGATATTTCAATAATATGGATGAGTCTGAAGATGCTGACGAAACGGCTTTGGCAAACGGATATATTTCTATTGTTCCTGTGAAATTTGATATGACGGCTTATGAGTATATGAATACGCTGAATGAGGTGATGAAATTTGATTAA